Genomic window (Nicotiana sylvestris chromosome 7, ASM39365v2, whole genome shotgun sequence):
CTCATAATTGAGGCAGTGGAATAGGTACTTACAAGTAACTGAAATATGAGTGGGATGTACAATAATCTAGGACATTAAAATAACTCTATTACCAGAAGTAATACCATAAACTTCGCATGTAATTACAGATAGCCTCTTGAAAGAATTTACTTCATGAAAAAAGCATAGTTTTCATAATAGATTCATCCAACAGAACAGTTCTTCTCAGAAAACTGCGTATTGGTAATGCAATCTAGGAAAAGATTGAATTCTCTCTTTAAGTTTTGGACACATATTAAGTAGAATATGTTGCATACATGCATGAAAACCATGTCAACGACTTGGCAAACAATTACCTCTTCACCGATGATGGTAATGTTCGGATGCGTCTGTAGAGCACACTCCAATGTGATGTGTGATGCAGCACGACCCATAAGCCTTACAACTAGAGAAACCATAAATAGCATAAGAAAAAGATCACAAATAATGTTATTGATAGttaatattaaaattttatttagaaGAAAACACGTGCTATATTCTCAAAGTTAGGAATATATGAAGTGTATCCCTAGTCGTCTGCAACTTATGTACTTACAGTGATAGTATTTTCCTGTTGAACGCGCATCTATCATGACATTTCCAATCATTTCTGCATATATCTGCACCGTAATTGTGAAGTTGGATAATGATAGTAGCAACCTAACCGAAGTAATCAACTTTGTCGTGATAGTAATTCATTACTAAGAAAACTAAGAATGCAATTGAATGAAATACTTCCATAACAGATTGCATATAAGATAATGACACATAAAATTCTTCTTCGAAACACTATTTTAAAAAGGTATCCTTATCACCTCTACTCGCATActagaaattaaaaaaattaaaggtCAAGAGAGAAGTGTTAACTAGATGTTATTTATAGAAGTCATGTGAAGTAAAATGGAGCTAGGCATTAAGACAAACGGAAAACAATTACCTTGCAAGCAGTATCAAATCCGAAACTAGTAGGAACTTCTTTGCATTTCAAATCACCATCAATTGTCTTTGGGCATCCAATAACCCGAGTTttcaagcctttactcctttagTTGTACCAAATAAACAAACTCCTATGAGAGGCATGCCAATGATGAATACCATGAGTCAGTCAAATGAGAATACTTACCTGAAGTTCTCAGCTAGAAGACAAGCATTCGTGTTTGAATCATCTCCGCCGATCACAACTATCCCATCCAAGTCAAGTTTCTTAGCTGTTTCTGCAGCTTGTTTGAACTGGGAAAAAACACAACAATAATAATCTGCAGACCAAGTTACAAATGAAACATAGTTTGCATAGAATAAATAAAGATCGGTGTTGGAGTGTGGAATTTGATGGTCCCTATTTGAatataaaacaaaagaaagataaCCTGTTCATCAGTTTCTATCTTGTCTCTACCACTAGCGATCATATCAAAACCACCCTGTCAAAAAAAGTTCAATTACACATGTTCTGCAGAAGTCAAATTAGgcagaaaatcaaaaaagaaaaagcaataaACAAAGGTAGATATTTTTCTTAATCAAGTTGCAAATGTTCCCAAATCATAAGCTAAACCGTCATATTGCTACGAAAAGCTTTGGATAGAAAAAAAATTTCCCATAAAAGTCAACATCCACATTTTGTTGAAGAAAAGTGTTCTGAACATGTGCAAACAGACACATACATGTTAACTGGATGGTGGAAATTGAAACATCAACATCATTTCAATTAATGTCATATTTATGAACTTCAACCCTAAAGATGAAGAAACTTCTTACTTGATTTCTGTAAGGATAAACGAAATCTGCTGTCAACTCTACATATTTACAGTTCATTATCCCTGCTGGACCTCCCCTAAATCCGTAGAGTGTGCTACCTTTCGTTTTCTCCTGCAAATAGTCTGGAAGAAAAAGAATCAACTAATGGCTGAGGTACATCCCCGCATTATGTTATGTGCTAGTACCGAACAGCAAAAAATACCATAAAGTAAAAATTATTGGAAAGCACTCACCAAAAATTCCAGAGATGACATTGTGCCCACCAGGTGCCTGTCCTCCAGACAAAACGACCCCAATTTTAAGATTATGATTCAATGTAGCTCCTGATGTGTGACCTGGCAGTAACGACACGGAAGGCTGCCCAAACAGATTTGGGAAAAGCTTCGCTATTTCCCCTGCATTATTGATGTCAAACTAAATGTGAAGCTAAGCCTAAAAGGATTTGTTAAGATTAATGAGCTCTAAATTAGAATagcgaaaatattttgttatcaGATCAAAAAGGATAGTGTCATGTTAAACAGAATAGAGGGAGTATTTATAATCTCCCTTTTACACCTTTCTATTTCAAACAAATTCAGATCATCCAAGATTCCAACTATTTAAAATCAAGTTTATATCATATATTCAGGTCTTTCATCTTTGTATGAAAATTGAGAACTAATCCAAGTCCATAAATCATCTATTTACAGTTATATATAATTATGAAACTCTATTGGTAAAGTGCAGCATTTTCCTCGCAATATATCTCGTGTTCCATGATCCTAGTGTCACGCGATGTCAGTCGTAATGCTAGTGTTATACATCAAGCTTTTGGCAGTTAGCTTCTATTTCATTGCACATTCAACGGTGTACATTCTAACAAACATCAATTCACCAAAATTCAACACAGTGTATATGCACAGCAGCAATTTCATTGGACAGAATGCAAGTTAGCGATAAAGGAGAAGAGGTTAACCTGGATTTCCAGCGGCAGAACTAGGGGGACCATCAACGACAGAGAATGGATTTTTGAGGACAGAAGGGAGAGGAAGCGATACAGTGAGACGGTTGCTTTGGACTTCGCTGTACGCCGAAGTCGATCGTCCTGGCTCTGCTGCTGCTTTTGCTGTTGCTGCCATTTTTCCTCTTGTGTGCTTAATTAATCCTGTgcaaatgtgtgtgtgtgtgtgtgtgtgttatgtGCGTAAGGAGAAGGAGAAGATGCGAGATGTGAGAAACTTGAAGGTTTTTTAAGCGAATTCGTAGAAAGTGGAGAGTTCGTTATGGAGGTTATGATTTGAATGCCCCTTTTGAACTTATCTTAAGCGGGAGGAAATTGAGGAGTACAAATAGGATCAATTAAAATTGCTATTTAAATTTTATCCctgtttaaagaatttatataATATTAACCTGCCGGGTCGTAATTTCCACAGTGTAATTTGCCCGTTCATCTTTTTCAATTTATTTAAAAAAGAATGAtaattttctattttgaaaataatttaactttaaatttctaATTCTAAGAACCTATAAATTTGTTACTAGTAGTACCTTATACATTAACCCACGCAACAAGCTCTTTACGTTTTATAATTATTTCAttgttttgttttaatttatgtgctactattttattttacattttttattttattttatgatcACACAAGTTTAATAATGACACTTTATAAAATGGAAAGTTTTAAAATTCCTTCTCGTGAATCGACAGAGTTGACATAAAAAACGGAgggactatttttttttttttcatgaatAGAAGCTACTATTGTTGAAGTGCGGCAGGAGCTTACGCTGAATCTTCATTCTTAATGGTGTTTTAGCAGAGAGCAAAGAGAGGTAAAGCTACTATCGCCTGCTTTGCTTCTGTTTCATTTGTTCTTCGTCTGAAACATAGGGTTTGTTGGATTATATATAGCTGTATCTGTAAATGGACATTACTTTACTTATTGAGGGCTACATTGTTTTATTTTCCCGTTTCTCATAAATTGTGTATGGAATTGAATTCTTCTATAGAAATAACTGGGGCAGGCATAAGAAATTTTCT
Coding sequences:
- the LOC104236164 gene encoding pyrophosphate--fructose 6-phosphate 1-phosphotransferase subunit beta-like isoform X2; this translates as MAATAKAAAEPGRSTSAYSEVQSNRLTVSLPLPSVLKNPFSVVDGPPSSAAGNPGEIAKLFPNLFGQPSVSLLPGHTSGATLNHNLKIGVVLSGGQAPGGHNVISGIFDYLQEKTKGSTLYGFRGGPAGIMNCKYVELTADFVYPYRNQGGFDMIASGRDKIETDEQFKQAAETAKKLDLDGIVVIGGDDSNTNACLLAENFRSKGLKTRVIGCPKTIDGDLKCKEVPTSFGFDTACKIYAEMIGNVMIDARSTGKYYHFVRLMGRAASHITLECALQTHPNITIIGEEVAAQKQTLKSVTDYIVGVICKRAKLGYNYGVILIPEGLIDFIPEVQQLIAELNEILANDVIDEAGNWKKKLRSQSHELFEFLPQAIQEQLLLERDPHGNVQVAKIETEKMLIQMVEAELENKRKESSYTKHFKGQSHFFGYEGRCGLPSNFDSNYCYALGYGAGALLHSGKTGLISSVGNLGAPVEDWTVGGTALTSLMDVERRHDLSCFTRGIGFSLRFCTAFAMK
- the LOC104236164 gene encoding pyrophosphate--fructose 6-phosphate 1-phosphotransferase subunit beta-like isoform X1, with amino-acid sequence MAATAKAAAEPGRSTSAYSEVQSNRLTVSLPLPSVLKNPFSVVDGPPSSAAGNPGEIAKLFPNLFGQPSVSLLPGHTSGATLNHNLKIGVVLSGGQAPGGHNVISGIFDYLQEKTKGSTLYGFRGGPAGIMNCKYVELTADFVYPYRNQGGFDMIASGRDKIETDEQFKQAAETAKKLDLDGIVVIGGDDSNTNACLLAENFRSKGLKTRVIGCPKTIDGDLKCKEVPTSFGFDTACKIYAEMIGNVMIDARSTGKYYHFVRLMGRAASHITLECALQTHPNITIIGEEVAAQKQTLKSVTDYIVGVICKRAKLGYNYGVILIPEGLIDFIPEVQQLIAELNEILANDVIDEAGNWKKKLRSQSHELFEFLPQAIQEQLLLERDPHGNVQVAKIETEKMLIQMVEAELENKRKESSYTKHFKGQSHFFGYEGRCGLPSNFDSNYCYALGYGAGALLHSGKTGLISSVGNLGAPVEDWTVGGTALTSLMDVERRHGKFKPVIKKAMVELEGAPFKKFASLREEWALKNRYFSPGPLQFVGPTSNEINHTLMLELGAKA